The Pangasianodon hypophthalmus isolate fPanHyp1 chromosome 25, fPanHyp1.pri, whole genome shotgun sequence nucleotide sequence ttgttttgtgctaGATCTACTTGTGTGCTGTGGAGCTGCAGAAAGTTTCACAGAGAAGTCGGTAGATTTGGGACAAAACGTGACTCTAAAGTGTGAGGTGTCTGTAAAAGATGTGTACTGGTTCCTGATGAAGCCGTCAGAACCTCCACTGTTTATATTACGCTCTTTCAGACAGAGTCCCGGGGAACCACAATACAGCAACCAGACCTTCAGCAAGAGATTCTCAGTGCAATATAACAGCAGTTTATTTATACACAACATCAGTACTAATGAATTAGGAGTGTATTATTGTATTCAAACTGGTTCACCTCCCGACATCAGCAGTGGAATCAGACTTTACACCCAGAATCACTCAGCTGGTGAGTTAATTTGAAACAAAATTACAGCAATATCCTTTAATAGCCATGTTTTTGCTTAAAGCGACTTTTGCTAatgtacacacatttttttcagacacTCCAAAAACTCAAGAAATGTTCCTCCTGctattttattgttataatcTGTCTCTCtagatcagtggttctcaaagtggtatctgagattttttttcatttggttaCGTTGATAGAAATCACAACCATTATCAAAcgtattataattattattaagctATTAGCCTGTTTGTCTGGTCAACTGTATCACATGGCTATAATCCAAACCTTGACAATTCAATAATGTCACATTAAATctaatgtgttttctttcagtGGTAATTTCATTAATAGAAAGttctaaaacataaataaatagacaaaatattattggaCACAAATAATGAGCCTCATActtcataatattttataaatacatctgTGTTGAGGGTGTCCgtggaattttattttacatggaAAGTGGTCCCTTGCTATggaaaaagtttgagaacccctgttCTAGACCATGTCTGATGTAAAACATACTGTGACAAAATATGTTGTAGATAAACTGAGTGGGTTGTTTAATGACGGAATCCCAACTAtctgatatttttaaaagtgtttccaGAAAATCAGACATCAGACAGTAATCAGTGGCAGAATCAGACATCCAGTAAAAATGAAGTGAACAGTCACTGGTCAATTCCTCTCGTCATATCAGGAATAATGAACTGTGCTCTGGTCGTTGCAGTTACAGGTGGGTTTAATTTACTGTGTATTCTGGTGATGTGGCAGTAATTGAGAATATACTGAGAGTGTACTTCTGCACAACTGAAAATACAAATCTGTAATTCTGATCACTCTAATAGTCTTAGCGTTCTCTACTGACCTTAAATGAAATTACTAAAAGGTTTTCATACAACAATTCTGCACCAGATATTCAGATCTACAGTCTAGTAATTCCAAAATTATCTTTTGTTAATTACATGCTTGTGATATATTTATGTAGGTATAATGTACTTACTGTGCAGAATAAAACTTGTGTACGCAGTAACTGTACCTGATAAATCTGATTACATTTGAGTCTAAATGAAgtaaaatatagtttttttatCCTGTTACATAAGTCTAAACTGCCTGAAGATTGTTTACTGatctgaagtgatttatttaccACAGTTTCGACACCAGTTAATCTAAAATCACCATTAAAAATAGTtctttatacagacaaaaatgcaagaAATATATAACACATGACCATTTTAGAACTAGATATGCATTGTTGCTTAATCAATAttataattcatataatttattattaatagttattGACACACAGGCCTCGTTCATACATATAATAAAGACAGATTAATGAAATCCTGACTAGCGCTGGGttaattctgtatttttatgtttaagttCTTACAGCTCGTCACTGCAGAAGACCTCCAAAAACTCAAGCACAACCTCCAGATCCCGGTTTACAGCCGCATCAGGACAACACCGGCCCCGTGGTAGGCTAACTGCTCTTTGTTTTTGAAACCTGGCTCTAATAATGCACTTTTTAAATATCATACCATTGAGCTTCTGCTCAGGTCATTTTCAcgtgataaattaaaaatgattttgaaatgaATCTGAAACTCTCCTGTGATCAGGAAGATGAGTGTGTTAAAGTCTCTCTTGGACTCTACTTCCTCAGTGTTGTTTATTGTAATAATTGACTGTTTGAGTCATTGTATATGTGGGCATGGTCTAGCAGTGAAGTTGGAAAGTCCCTTATCTGAAAGATGCATTTAGACAGACCacaatgtgttaatgtgtgcatGAGTTGGTAAAACATATTAAGATCTACGTTACAGAAACGCCACAGCTGTTAATGCCCTGATGCATTTGCACTCAAAATGATGCCCATCTTTTGCAACATTATTATAATCAATTACAAGTACACtttaagtacatttaaaaataaaaaatataaaagtctAGATAAGTTTCCTACTATCATTTGATAATATGCTAAAAAAATGCATTCTAAAAATTGTTTACGGGATTAAAACTGtggcacactctctctcccctatcaaagAATGTAACTTAATGTACAAGTTATATTagtataaaaatacagtaaaacagtTGTATGTACTTTGACCTTACTAAGGATCGCAATGTAATGGTTTAACATCTAAAAGTCACAGAATTGACAGATAGAACTTTATAATTCCTGTGCTGTGGTGTATATGCAGAACTATGGTATACATACAGTGCTGTGGTTATAtgcaacactgtggtataaacataaaacatacagTCATCTCTGAAACTAACAAAAGAGCAAGCCCAATTCATTCGATTTTgcaatacactgaagacatttgggtttgagatcaaaagatgaaaatgagatAATAGATCAGaacttcagctttcatttcctgattacatctagacgtgttaaacgTCTTAGACCACGGCACATTTGGTGGCAGACAATGGCATTTTAGGTgatcaaaagtattggaacagatagtcttaaagtaaataacacttaatgttTGGTTGcgtatcccttgcttgcaataactgcatcaagcagCTGACCAAGTCACATCAacaaactgttgcatttttcttttgtgatgcttttccaggcttgtagtgcagcttctttcagtcgttatttgttttgggggtttctcccttctgTCTacacttcaggaggtgaaatgctgctcaattgggttaaggtctagtgattgacttggccagtctaaaaccttccactttttcccccgaTGAAGCTCTGCTCTTACATTTCTGTATCAAGAACTGTATCATACTTCactttcacacattaatgcaatgcatttaatttttttttcaccactgtGTTGCATCTTAAACAGATGAGTTAAAgagttaatgtgtttattaaccCAGTCACATAATGTTGTTCTTACAGTATGCCGAGGTGCAACACACCACGACGAACGGGTGCGTTCAAACGGATGTCATTCAGATGAGTAATCTCAACAGCACATACGCTCTTCTGCAGCTACCGAACCCGTGACCCGGAACGACCTCACACAGAAGAGTGACCTCCATAGCTGCAGGTTCAAACCCCATCACATGGACTTCATATTATGTTTCATCATATCCATAAAGAAGCCTCATTTCTTCAGCTACTGATTTGTGATGGATGATTCATTTGTGATGAATCATTTGAAGATGAATTGATTCACATGCAcgaacaaatctttttttttttttttttttttttttttaaagcccaaTCTTTATAAGCTAATGTGTATTTCCAAATGCTGTTTAAGTTGTgaatcaaatttcacattgtAAGAGTCACTTAAAGACATGATTTGAAAGAATCAAATCACTGAACTGAGTCACTGGACTGAAGTGAGTCATGTTTCAAACGCTGAAAAATGTCTAGTCAGTGTTCTTACTAGAacgtcagccattttaagaaacatttaaaaagcagaagaaaagcaTACAATTTGCTCTAACAAGACTTTCATTATATGTTGTCTCGCTGGCAGAGacattcccataatgcactgacAGTGTTTCAGTTTAAATACTAAGGTTAGTTTACATGtgtaacattaaaataactatgcaatgaaataaagtgtaaaatgatCTGTTTTAATATAACTTTAGTCTTATTTAGGAGCTACAAGTCAAATGTAGCTACATACAGATATTCAGTGGTGTGTTTCAGGACACAATGGGACTTCCTGTCatctataaacataaacaaaacttCACCGTGCAGCTGAACACTGGAGTGTTATGTAAGTGGCCATATTGGACAACTTggaatgtacatttttttcacagtttggGATCATTCCATGCAAGAAAAGAGGTGAATTCAGTTTTTAAGTGGTTACTTGATTATACAAGTGGCGGTTTAGGATATGCTTCCCAGGCTCCGCCTCCCAAAGGCTGAGTAAAGCATTCTGAATTagcatttttgcacatttttatgcCGGATATTACTACTTTGCAAGAtcatctgtttaaaagtgaGATTATGGAGCTTAATAATGTCATTTGAACCAAGTGTAGTATATAGATTTAATATATTGTTGgcttgttagctacatttagCCACATAGTTTCTGTgcagaaagaagcaaaaagaaGCAGCTGATCAAGTTATGAtgatatttttactgttttttttttaatcagcccTGATGCCAGATGTTCCAACCAAAATGTAACCTTTATAAATGGGAAACAATGACTTTTCCCTCAAACACCACGAGTCTGTGATAGGGGTGTTGTCACAGCTgctaagaaaaagaaatcacacatTCAGGTTGTGCAACATTCTCAACTTTGTTtcagacaagttttttttttcttgtctgtgGTTTTGCACCTCTAGCACTGGGTAAGATGAACATGAAGGCTCGCTGGCCTTAGTGGAAATGACAGGAAGAACTTTGCTACGTGTGATTTGTGGCTAAACTGCATCAAGTCTCCTTTGTTTGCAAAAATCTGAATAATTTCCTATAATCTTTAgttaattttattaacatttactgaattgaatttttttaaagttttaagttATCTTCTTCATTGTGAACTCATTATGACCCAGAAAGCAGATGTTTGGACCCACAACTTCCTGATCCTCAAGAAAAACATCACAGTCATGTGATTCAACCACAAAGTGTCCAAAAtgacacaatgtgtgtgtgtgtgtgtgtgtgtatctcagcCGTGGCACTCATTTGGTCCAGCTTTTAGTCAGTAAGAACACACTGCTCTGGACTCATTAGAATGATAGCAGTTTCTGAGAATTCTCAATTTTTGCTAATGGACAAAGGTCAAATCCTAAGAAGTGATGACTGGTTGGAAAGTTTTGCCATTTGTGCTTAATGTCaacaacagcagtgtgtgtgagtgtgtgtgtgtgtgtgtaatatcatAATGTAGGTTTGTCACTACAGTCACGCTGACCTCAAACACCCAAGTTCTTTTTCACAATAAACAGCGCATGTGACCGTCACAGAAGACTTTACTGGGTAATAGGTGAACTTTGCTCAGAGCCAGTCTTCACTTTCACATTTGTTGgtaaaacagatttattttggcTAAATTTATAGACGGAGGAAAAGAAGTTTCAGGTGAACATACCAGGGGATGGAGAGATGAGTTTAAACTATCGAGATCATTAAATTACATCACtacacatttttcataaaatatcacCTCTATCATGTTGTCTTTCTATCTCCATGACTCACGTTAACCGATTATTTTTGACTTTTcctgtatattttttatatttccaaataaaatcaaatcaatgATCTCCTAGTTTTACCGTCACACCTTGGCAAAGTTTCATgacatgccttttttttaatatattgtcCCACCCCTATACATCAGTATCTGATATTATGGTCCATTGTAACAGGAATTGTACAAGATGACGAATGATGGCGAGAGCCAACGTGATCATGTGCCACGGCACGATATCGAACACTACGGCGTATGCAAAGTTGTACCTGTAGACCAGGTTGTAGGGGCTTCTGGGACTCtggaaacaaacaagtaaatcaAAACCATTTAGCAGGGGTGTGGTAAAGCTTTGTGTCATTACAAAGCTCTTGAGATTTACCAAACAGATTCAGAGTGCTTTTACTGCCTAGAATGATATCAGAAgggtgcatttatttataagcaTTCCTCTTAAAGGTTTAAATACTAAGCAGAGCTTACTGCAGTAACATAATTAAcattacaactttacctctgactgtacaaatatatatttgatgTGATGGACGTCCAGGCCAAAAGTgaacatgcatttttaaaacacaaagaagGTTCTCATGTTACTGCACTGGCCACGTGATCACGGCTTTAATTAACACACCTTGCAGTGAACATGTCTCTGAAGGCATGCAAGCGTTTGCAActtaatataaaactgaaatgagGTCAGCTTTGGTGTGGGTTTTACAcgttaacatttatagaagttGAAGAGAAAAGAACCATAGGTGTGcttatttgtgtgtgatgtgaactgCTCACTGTGGGTTTAGCATGCTCTGACTGTACATTCCTATTCACATCTAACTAGCCACTTTCTATTTGTGTTACTGAGAGGTGTGAATGTTTATGAGCTCTGTGAAGCTGCCTGAACCTTCACCTGCTCAGCTCCACATACATGTAGGACTTTTCCACCACATGGTGCAACTCCACTTGGCAAATTACCCACGATCCGGCACAGTCCGGCACTCCTACTGAGATATGACGGGAAAGGGAGACGCACTCGGGCCGGGACTCGGGAAGTCCCAGTGTCAGATTTGTCATTGAGCCATGCTGTTTGGTGTAGCAGTGGTAGAAGACAGCTTGGTGTAGGCATTCCACTATGATGAAACCACAAAAACACTTTGGTGAAAAACGGTTTCCGGAATGGTTACAAAAGCCCCCCCATAGTGGTGAACAGCAGTCTTATGAACTCTCAGACACACcagaaaagtctttttttcacCGCTCATTTAAGGCCACACGAACTAAGCGCCTAATTCCACTGGTTCCGTCTCAATAGACACACTTGCTAGTCAGTTTGTTTTGGTATTGTGTTGTTTCAGACTATGGCTTCACTGTAAAACTGAACAACCTCAACAGTTTTTGTAGCTGCTGCATTAAACCACAAGCTCCCTGTTCATTTAGGCAGAGATTAAAAGTCAATATGACCAAGAAGCAAAGATTTATACATTCATGTACATTTGTgtatataataatcatattttcaATATCAAGCAAAATAACTTGctatttttacaattatttaaatccAAGTGTGTTTTAATACTATTTAGGATTAATTGGAACAAGAGATGTGTGTCTCTAGAACCAGTATTTTAAGTGTTAGactatctgtgtgtctctctgactgCATTTGGGAGTAACTTTGATGAAAAAACCAAACACGCATGCATCCTGAATCTCAGCAAATGTAGATTAAATGGtatttttcataacattttcataattaaatgatatttttccttaattaaatcatttaagtCCCACTCCAGAAGGCTAAGGAGCATCCTAAGGAAAATAAAGATAATGTAATAGAATTATATAACTCAGGAATATGGTGTAAAATTGTATCTAACTATAAGCACTGGAAGCTGCATCATGCCACCCAAGTACTACTGAGACAAGGCCCTCCCTCAAAACTCAACACAGAGTGGGAAAACACAGTGAGGCCAACAGTCACGTTACAGAGTACAGTGGCTGACGGTGGTGTGAAGGTGCACCAGACAACCATTTAATGAGTTCTGAATAATTGGAGACTGTATAGGGGGCGAACAAAAAGAAACCATTGCTCAAGAAGACAGTCACCCAttgaagatgtgttttttggtgtgatgagaccaagatcaagaTACTGTATTTGGGCAAATGTCAAAGTGCTTTGTATGGTGCAAGCCTAATGCAGGCCATACCTCATTTAACACCATCCatacagtgaaatatggtggtggtagcatcatgctctaGGAATGCCTTTCATCCTCAGAACCTGGGCTTCTTGTCAAAAATGAAGAGAGAATGTATAGTGTGGTAACTTGTAATAATGATAGGCAAATGGCCGCATGCACTTTaatgacacacactctcagaacaACAGCCCAACAGCACCGCATGGACAtggttcttcttctttttaagaacTTAGGTACATTCCTACTATATAGTGGCCCCTCTAGTGGCCATAACCAGAACTGCTAGAACACAGCACATTTTACTGTATCTGCTACATCCTTCCCCCCTTAAAAGCTAAACATTATAACACTActccttcttttctttaaacacaAGAACAAATACTACAATTTTTGCTCCTTCGGATTAGTTAACCTAtggcatgaagaaaaaaatcttaaaattcaCTTCGCCACTGTATTCAACATACTATGAAAGAAAGCCTTTTTTACAGTTCTTAATTAATTATCTTCTTAATTCTTAATTAAGTCTTTCAGATGACCCAGCGTTTTTCACACGTTTTTCTCTGGAGGACTTCCGCACACTTTAGGAAAGCTACACACAGGCTGCAAGATGTCCTCTTCAGCACCCAGTGAGACTTGGGCATTCAAAGACACTGAAATTGTGAGTGCATCCCTAGTGCGAATCTGATCAAGGTGTCTTTTCCGGGTACGCCCTGGTCCAGTCAAGACAGTATATGATAGTGGACCAGTGCATCTTTCTATCACAGCGGTCACCCATTTTGGCCAGTAGCTATAATTCCTGACATACACAGAGTGAAAAACTTCACAGTTTGGCCCTGTTGTCATG carries:
- the LOC113547626 gene encoding uncharacterized protein LOC113547626 — translated: MRIIQLQFYLLVCCGAAESFTEKSVDLGQNVTLKCEVSVKDVYWFLMKPSEPPLFILRSFRQSPGEPQYSNQTFSKRFSVQYNSSLFIHNISTNELGVYYCIQTGSPPDISSGIRLYTQNHSAVFPENQTSDSNQWQNQTSSKNEVNSHWSIPLVISGIMNCALVVAVTVLTARHCRRPPKTQAQPPDPGLQPHQDNTGPVYAEVQHTTTNGCVQTDVIQMSNLNSTYALLQLPNP